A genomic window from Salvia miltiorrhiza cultivar Shanhuang (shh) chromosome 5, IMPLAD_Smil_shh, whole genome shotgun sequence includes:
- the LOC130985373 gene encoding short-chain dehydrogenase reductase 3a-like isoform X1, giving the protein MFSGWLASADGTELRMLRTPFRKLSGARVLLTRRWLSQDTTSKLEGKVALITGAASGIGKETATKFINNGAKVVLADIQKDEGHHTTLELGQNAAFVACDVTKESDVSDAVDFTVSKFGHLDIMYNNAGIACHTPPSIVDLDLASFDRVMAINVRGVVSGIKHGARVMIPRERGVILCTASVTGLMGGLAQHTYSVSKSGVIGIVRSVASELCRHGIRVNCISPMAIPTPFVMDEIKKYYPEVDPHRLVKMVHDFSVLKGAVCEPGDIANAAVFLASDDAKFVSGHNLVVDGGFTSFKNITLPTPDQL; this is encoded by the exons AATGTTGAGAACTCCATTCAG AAAGTTGTCCGGTGCAAGAGTTTTGCTGACTCGGAGATGGCTTTCTCAAGACACAACAAG cAAACTGGAAGGCAAGGTAGCTCTAATTACAGGGGCAGCAAGTGGTATAGGCAAAGAAACAGCAACCAAATTCATCAACAATGGTGCCAAAGTAGTGCTAGCCGACATCCAGAAAGATGAGGGCCACCACACGACCCTGGAGCTCGGTCAGAATGCTGCCTTCGTTGCATGCGACGTCACCAAAGAATCGGACGTTTCAGACGCTGTGGACTTCACCGTGTCCAAGTTCGGCCACCTCGACATCATGTACAACAATGCAGGCATTGCCTGTCATACCCCCCCAAGCATAGTGGACCTTGACTTGGCCTCCTTCGACAGAGTCATGGCGATCAATGTCCGGGGTGTGGTGTCTGGGATCAAGCACGGGGCCCGTGTCATGATCCCGAGGGAAAGAGGGGTTATCCTCTGCACAGCCAGTGTGACAGGCCTAATGGGAGGACTAGCACAACACACTTACTCTGTGTCCAAGAGTGGCGTGATAGGGATCGTGAGATCAGTTGCATCGGAGCTGTGCAGGCACGGGATTCGTGTCAACTGCATATCCCCGATGGCCATCCCGACCCCGTTTGTGATGGACGAGATAAAGAAGTACTACCCGGAGGTCGATCCTCATAGGCTGGTGAAGATGGTGCATGATTTCAGTGTGCTGAAAGGAGCTGTTTGTGAGCCTGGTGACATTGCAAATGCTGCTGTGTTTCTTGCATCTGATGATGCAAAGTTTGTTAGTGGGCATAATCTTGTTGTAGATGGTGGCTTCACATCGTTCAAGAATATCACTCTTCCTACACCAGATCAGCTATGA
- the LOC130985373 gene encoding short-chain dehydrogenase reductase 3a-like isoform X2, whose product MIFRFCLSRMLRTPFRKLSGARVLLTRRWLSQDTTSKLEGKVALITGAASGIGKETATKFINNGAKVVLADIQKDEGHHTTLELGQNAAFVACDVTKESDVSDAVDFTVSKFGHLDIMYNNAGIACHTPPSIVDLDLASFDRVMAINVRGVVSGIKHGARVMIPRERGVILCTASVTGLMGGLAQHTYSVSKSGVIGIVRSVASELCRHGIRVNCISPMAIPTPFVMDEIKKYYPEVDPHRLVKMVHDFSVLKGAVCEPGDIANAAVFLASDDAKFVSGHNLVVDGGFTSFKNITLPTPDQL is encoded by the exons AATGTTGAGAACTCCATTCAG AAAGTTGTCCGGTGCAAGAGTTTTGCTGACTCGGAGATGGCTTTCTCAAGACACAACAAG cAAACTGGAAGGCAAGGTAGCTCTAATTACAGGGGCAGCAAGTGGTATAGGCAAAGAAACAGCAACCAAATTCATCAACAATGGTGCCAAAGTAGTGCTAGCCGACATCCAGAAAGATGAGGGCCACCACACGACCCTGGAGCTCGGTCAGAATGCTGCCTTCGTTGCATGCGACGTCACCAAAGAATCGGACGTTTCAGACGCTGTGGACTTCACCGTGTCCAAGTTCGGCCACCTCGACATCATGTACAACAATGCAGGCATTGCCTGTCATACCCCCCCAAGCATAGTGGACCTTGACTTGGCCTCCTTCGACAGAGTCATGGCGATCAATGTCCGGGGTGTGGTGTCTGGGATCAAGCACGGGGCCCGTGTCATGATCCCGAGGGAAAGAGGGGTTATCCTCTGCACAGCCAGTGTGACAGGCCTAATGGGAGGACTAGCACAACACACTTACTCTGTGTCCAAGAGTGGCGTGATAGGGATCGTGAGATCAGTTGCATCGGAGCTGTGCAGGCACGGGATTCGTGTCAACTGCATATCCCCGATGGCCATCCCGACCCCGTTTGTGATGGACGAGATAAAGAAGTACTACCCGGAGGTCGATCCTCATAGGCTGGTGAAGATGGTGCATGATTTCAGTGTGCTGAAAGGAGCTGTTTGTGAGCCTGGTGACATTGCAAATGCTGCTGTGTTTCTTGCATCTGATGATGCAAAGTTTGTTAGTGGGCATAATCTTGTTGTAGATGGTGGCTTCACATCGTTCAAGAATATCACTCTTCCTACACCAGATCAGCTATGA
- the LOC130985373 gene encoding short-chain dehydrogenase reductase 3a-like isoform X4 — MLRTPFRKLSGARVLLTRRWLSQDTTSKLEGKVALITGAASGIGKETATKFINNGAKVVLADIQKDEGHHTTLELGQNAAFVACDVTKESDVSDAVDFTVSKFGHLDIMYNNAGIACHTPPSIVDLDLASFDRVMAINVRGVVSGIKHGARVMIPRERGVILCTASVTGLMGGLAQHTYSVSKSGVIGIVRSVASELCRHGIRVNCISPMAIPTPFVMDEIKKYYPEVDPHRLVKMVHDFSVLKGAVCEPGDIANAAVFLASDDAKFVSGHNLVVDGGFTSFKNITLPTPDQL; from the exons ATGTTGAGAACTCCATTCAG AAAGTTGTCCGGTGCAAGAGTTTTGCTGACTCGGAGATGGCTTTCTCAAGACACAACAAG cAAACTGGAAGGCAAGGTAGCTCTAATTACAGGGGCAGCAAGTGGTATAGGCAAAGAAACAGCAACCAAATTCATCAACAATGGTGCCAAAGTAGTGCTAGCCGACATCCAGAAAGATGAGGGCCACCACACGACCCTGGAGCTCGGTCAGAATGCTGCCTTCGTTGCATGCGACGTCACCAAAGAATCGGACGTTTCAGACGCTGTGGACTTCACCGTGTCCAAGTTCGGCCACCTCGACATCATGTACAACAATGCAGGCATTGCCTGTCATACCCCCCCAAGCATAGTGGACCTTGACTTGGCCTCCTTCGACAGAGTCATGGCGATCAATGTCCGGGGTGTGGTGTCTGGGATCAAGCACGGGGCCCGTGTCATGATCCCGAGGGAAAGAGGGGTTATCCTCTGCACAGCCAGTGTGACAGGCCTAATGGGAGGACTAGCACAACACACTTACTCTGTGTCCAAGAGTGGCGTGATAGGGATCGTGAGATCAGTTGCATCGGAGCTGTGCAGGCACGGGATTCGTGTCAACTGCATATCCCCGATGGCCATCCCGACCCCGTTTGTGATGGACGAGATAAAGAAGTACTACCCGGAGGTCGATCCTCATAGGCTGGTGAAGATGGTGCATGATTTCAGTGTGCTGAAAGGAGCTGTTTGTGAGCCTGGTGACATTGCAAATGCTGCTGTGTTTCTTGCATCTGATGATGCAAAGTTTGTTAGTGGGCATAATCTTGTTGTAGATGGTGGCTTCACATCGTTCAAGAATATCACTCTTCCTACACCAGATCAGCTATGA
- the LOC130985373 gene encoding short-chain dehydrogenase reductase 3a-like isoform X3 encodes MIFRFCLSRKLSGARVLLTRRWLSQDTTSKLEGKVALITGAASGIGKETATKFINNGAKVVLADIQKDEGHHTTLELGQNAAFVACDVTKESDVSDAVDFTVSKFGHLDIMYNNAGIACHTPPSIVDLDLASFDRVMAINVRGVVSGIKHGARVMIPRERGVILCTASVTGLMGGLAQHTYSVSKSGVIGIVRSVASELCRHGIRVNCISPMAIPTPFVMDEIKKYYPEVDPHRLVKMVHDFSVLKGAVCEPGDIANAAVFLASDDAKFVSGHNLVVDGGFTSFKNITLPTPDQL; translated from the exons AAAGTTGTCCGGTGCAAGAGTTTTGCTGACTCGGAGATGGCTTTCTCAAGACACAACAAG cAAACTGGAAGGCAAGGTAGCTCTAATTACAGGGGCAGCAAGTGGTATAGGCAAAGAAACAGCAACCAAATTCATCAACAATGGTGCCAAAGTAGTGCTAGCCGACATCCAGAAAGATGAGGGCCACCACACGACCCTGGAGCTCGGTCAGAATGCTGCCTTCGTTGCATGCGACGTCACCAAAGAATCGGACGTTTCAGACGCTGTGGACTTCACCGTGTCCAAGTTCGGCCACCTCGACATCATGTACAACAATGCAGGCATTGCCTGTCATACCCCCCCAAGCATAGTGGACCTTGACTTGGCCTCCTTCGACAGAGTCATGGCGATCAATGTCCGGGGTGTGGTGTCTGGGATCAAGCACGGGGCCCGTGTCATGATCCCGAGGGAAAGAGGGGTTATCCTCTGCACAGCCAGTGTGACAGGCCTAATGGGAGGACTAGCACAACACACTTACTCTGTGTCCAAGAGTGGCGTGATAGGGATCGTGAGATCAGTTGCATCGGAGCTGTGCAGGCACGGGATTCGTGTCAACTGCATATCCCCGATGGCCATCCCGACCCCGTTTGTGATGGACGAGATAAAGAAGTACTACCCGGAGGTCGATCCTCATAGGCTGGTGAAGATGGTGCATGATTTCAGTGTGCTGAAAGGAGCTGTTTGTGAGCCTGGTGACATTGCAAATGCTGCTGTGTTTCTTGCATCTGATGATGCAAAGTTTGTTAGTGGGCATAATCTTGTTGTAGATGGTGGCTTCACATCGTTCAAGAATATCACTCTTCCTACACCAGATCAGCTATGA